From candidate division KSB1 bacterium:
GCCCAGAACTTACCCGCGGCGCTGATGGAGTTCCAGAAGGCTCTCGCCCACAAGCCTGAGCATGCGGGCGCACTCACCATGCGCAAGAAAGTCGGCGAGCTCCTGGGGGCACAACGATTGGTGGAACAGGCCTCCGCCGCTCTGGCCAACCAAAACTTCGCCGAAGCTCTACGCCTGTTTCAGCAGGCGCTGGAGAACGACCCCAAGAATGAAGCGGCTAAGAGGGGAGCCAAAGAGTGTCAGGAGCGCATGGCAAACCTGGCGGAGGAGTATTTCAACCGCGGCATGGCGCTCTATGCAGAAGAAGATTACCGCTCTGCTATTGAGTTCTGGAACAGAGTTCTTGAAATCAATCCGAACCACAGCGGGGCGCGCGAGTATAAGAAGAGAGCCGAAGGCCAGCTTCGAGCTCTGGAGACGATCCCGTTTCCCCGCTAAGCCTTGATGCGCACTCCTGGAAACCACCCGGGCATTGACAGTCGGGCGAAGGGCATATGGCGGTTTCTCACCCCGGCTGACCGGCTCCTCCTGGGAGCGTTGCTTGCTCTCAGTGCCCTCAGTTTTGCGGCTGTGAACCAGATGCGTTCGGCAGGCGAAACGGTGGTGGTGCAGGCAGGAAACAGGGAGTTCTACCGTGGGCCCTTGCGCCAGGAGCAACGTTTGGTCGTGGATGGGCCCGTCGGTACCACGATCGTGGAAGTCCACGACGGGGCCGCATGGGTGAGCGCCTCGGATTGCCCTATGCACCTTTGTGTGCGCATGGGCAAAATCTCGCGGGCCGGCGAAGTAGTCGTCTGCATTCCCAATCGAGTTGTGGTGAGAATTGAAGGCCGTCGTCGGAACCCACTTGACGCAATCATCGGGTAGTGTTCGCACTGCTTACCTCGGCAGCCGAAGGGTTACATATGCCGCTGTGCTTGTGGCCACAGGGCTGGTGCTCTTTGTTTTCGAAAGCCTCATCCCACGGCCCCTGCCATGGCTCAAACCTGGTCTGGCTAACGTTGCGGGCCTCATCGCGCTGTACCTTCTCGGGATGAGGGAGGCAGTCGCCGTAACGTTGGTGCGCATCTTGGTGGGGGCTTTGCTCTTGGGCACTTTCTTTAATCCTGCCTTTTTCCTCTCCCTGGGCGGAGGGATGATGGCAGTATTCGCAATGGGAACTGTCAGATATGTCGCCAAGGACGCCTTCAGCATTATCGGCATCAGTGTGTGCGGGGCCGCCTGCCACAATCTGGTACAGATGTGGCTCGCCTATGCCCTCATCGTGCGCAGGATGGAGTTGTTTTTTCTCCTCCCGGCAATGCTGTTGGCGGCGGTGGTCACCGGTACGGTGGTGGGGCTTATCGGGCACTTGGCGGTGACTGGGGCGCTGGGCAGATTATCTGCAACAGGAAGGGCGAACGATGGAGGCTGAGCCACTCTTTTCCGAGGAGCTCGTGCGGCGGCTGCGACAGGCACGCTCGGTTGCTGTTCTCACCGGCGCAGGGGTGTCAGCAGAAAGCGGCGTGCCCACCTTCCGCGGCGCGGATGGGCTGTGGAAGAAGTTTCGCCCAGAAGAGCTGGCCACCTTCGATGCCTTCCAGCGCAATCCTGCGCTGGTGTGGGAATGGTACGAGTATCGTCGCTCCATCATTCGCGACATCAGTCCCAACCCGGGGCACTACGCCCTCGCTGAACTGGAAAAGATGGTACCCGATTTTTCGCTGATCACGCAAAACGTGGATGGGCTCCACCGGCGTGCCGGCAGTCGCAATGTGTTGGAGCTGCACGGCAACATCATGCGCAACCGCTGCTCACACTGCGGGGCCCTGCTCGAGGAGGTACCGGTAAGCCCCGAGTCGGGTCTGCCACACTGCAGCTGTGGCGGGCTCCTGCGGCCTGACGTGGTCTGGTTCGGGGAGATGCTGCCGGAAAGAACCTGGGAGGAGGCGGTAGCTGCGGCACATCGTGCAGAGGTGTTCTTCTCCATCGGCACTTCGGCGGTGGTCTATCCCGCTGCCTCGCTGCCGCTGGAGGCCAAAAGCAGCGGCGCCTATGTGGTCGAAATCAACTTCGAACCCACGCCCCTGACCACGGTCGTCCATGAATCGATCCGAGGCAAGTCCGGGGAAATCCTCCCACTGCTGCTTGCCCAGCTGCGGAAAGTGTAGGTGTTCCCATGCGTATCGCGAACAAGACCACGCTCGTAAGGCGGAAACCGGTGACAACACGCAGGTGGTGGCCCAAGGCCTGCCTGATAAGTCTTGTGTGTCTGCTGACCGTCGGTAGTTGTGCGTATTACAACACGTTCTACAATGCCCAGCAGGCCTTTAAGGCGGCGGAGCGAGAACGCAAGAATCGCAAGGGACAAACGGTAAGCACCCAGGAAACCAGTGCTTATAAGAAGGCCATCGAAAAAGCATCAAAGGTGCTGGAGTTGTACAGCACCAGCAAATACGTAGATGACGCTCTCCTAATGCTGGGCAAGTGTTTCTACTACCAGGCGGAATATGCCAAGGCCGAGCGGAAGTTTGAGGAGCTTCTCACCCTTTTCCCCGGGACGGCCCTCGCAGAGGAGGCACTGGTGTGGCGGGCGCGCACGCGCATAGCCCAAAACCAAC
This genomic window contains:
- a CDS encoding NusG domain II-containing protein — its product is MRTPGNHPGIDSRAKGIWRFLTPADRLLLGALLALSALSFAAVNQMRSAGETVVVQAGNREFYRGPLRQEQRLVVDGPVGTTIVEVHDGAAWVSASDCPMHLCVRMGKISRAGEVVVCIPNRVVVRIEGRRRNPLDAIIG
- a CDS encoding Gx transporter family protein, which translates into the protein MTQSSGSVRTAYLGSRRVTYAAVLVATGLVLFVFESLIPRPLPWLKPGLANVAGLIALYLLGMREAVAVTLVRILVGALLLGTFFNPAFFLSLGGGMMAVFAMGTVRYVAKDAFSIIGISVCGAACHNLVQMWLAYALIVRRMELFFLLPAMLLAAVVTGTVVGLIGHLAVTGALGRLSATGRANDGG
- a CDS encoding NAD-dependent deacylase, which translates into the protein MEAEPLFSEELVRRLRQARSVAVLTGAGVSAESGVPTFRGADGLWKKFRPEELATFDAFQRNPALVWEWYEYRRSIIRDISPNPGHYALAELEKMVPDFSLITQNVDGLHRRAGSRNVLELHGNIMRNRCSHCGALLEEVPVSPESGLPHCSCGGLLRPDVVWFGEMLPERTWEEAVAAAHRAEVFFSIGTSAVVYPAASLPLEAKSSGAYVVEINFEPTPLTTVVHESIRGKSGEILPLLLAQLRKV